The Oscillospiraceae bacterium genome contains a region encoding:
- the ppk gene encoding polyphosphate kinase produces MEAQENQIFINRELSWLDFNRRVLALSKDKTVPLAEQMKFAAIYGSNLDEFFMVRVGSLYDRTLLKNEITENKTNMTAAQQLAAIMPKTAELQEQCDKNVFRLRERLAEVGYRRIDFEKLDREDEKFWKKYFQNELYPVLSPQIIDHRHPFPFLRNQEIYLCATLKAKGDEEVSFGLIPIGSQFERLLYLKKEETVEYGLAEELIFHFAQLVFPKGMLQKKCLFRVTRNADIDVKEGMFDQDIDYRQVMSELLKKRRKLAAVRLQFWNQPPQEIEKYLCDKLVLPQKQCFAQAAPLDLSCFFKLAARLQADGRSELFYPPAKPLQAPAGYRLGREVETHDMLLAYPYQSMRPFIKMLMAAAFDPEVISIKMTLYRMAHDSQIVQALVAAAENGKEVVTVVELRARFDEQNNIDWSKQLEEAGCTVIYGLDEYKVHSKLTLITRKRAGKYHYTTQVGTGNYNEKTSEQYTDLAFVTTSQEIGEEAAAVFNNLAVERLTDDTQYLLVAPLCFKSVLLAEIDREIGQARMGLPARITLKNNSISDKNVIEKLEEASCAGVATDMIVRGICCVRAGVPGHTENLRVRSIVGRYLEHSRIYAFGEGENLRIYIASGDFLTRNTERRVEVGIRIEDRSLKEKLWGLLQLQLADNVNAREMKPDGSYSKVKPGPGERCIDSQMELYEYFSAGFGATVPEKEPRRNKKAGLWKRLDALLHRGK; encoded by the coding sequence TTGGAAGCGCAGGAGAATCAAATTTTCATCAACCGGGAGCTGAGCTGGCTGGATTTTAACCGGCGGGTCCTTGCACTCAGCAAGGATAAAACGGTCCCCCTGGCCGAACAGATGAAATTCGCCGCCATTTACGGCAGCAATCTGGACGAGTTCTTTATGGTGCGGGTGGGTTCGCTGTACGACCGCACCCTGCTTAAAAATGAGATCACGGAGAACAAGACCAACATGACGGCAGCCCAGCAGCTTGCCGCCATCATGCCCAAAACAGCGGAATTGCAGGAGCAGTGCGACAAAAATGTGTTTCGCCTGCGGGAGCGCCTGGCAGAGGTGGGGTACCGCCGCATCGATTTTGAAAAGCTGGACAGGGAAGATGAAAAGTTCTGGAAAAAGTATTTTCAGAACGAGCTGTATCCGGTTTTGTCGCCCCAGATCATTGACCACCGGCACCCATTCCCGTTTTTGCGCAACCAGGAGATCTACCTGTGCGCCACCCTGAAAGCAAAGGGGGACGAGGAGGTTTCGTTTGGCCTGATCCCCATCGGCAGCCAGTTTGAGCGCCTGCTGTACCTGAAAAAGGAAGAAACGGTGGAATATGGCCTGGCGGAAGAGCTGATCTTCCATTTTGCCCAGCTGGTGTTTCCCAAAGGGATGCTGCAGAAAAAGTGCCTGTTCCGGGTCACCCGCAATGCGGACATTGATGTGAAAGAGGGCATGTTCGACCAGGACATCGACTACCGGCAGGTCATGAGCGAACTGCTGAAAAAGCGCCGCAAATTGGCGGCCGTGCGGCTGCAGTTCTGGAACCAGCCGCCCCAGGAAATTGAAAAATATCTCTGTGACAAGCTGGTGCTGCCGCAAAAACAATGCTTTGCCCAGGCGGCGCCTTTGGACCTGTCCTGCTTTTTCAAGCTGGCGGCCCGCCTGCAGGCGGACGGCCGCAGCGAGCTGTTCTATCCGCCGGCAAAGCCCTTGCAGGCGCCGGCGGGGTACCGCCTGGGGCGCGAGGTGGAAACGCACGACATGCTTTTGGCCTACCCGTATCAGAGCATGCGCCCCTTTATCAAAATGCTTATGGCCGCGGCGTTTGATCCGGAGGTCATCAGCATCAAAATGACCCTGTACCGCATGGCCCACGATTCCCAAATCGTGCAGGCGCTGGTGGCCGCCGCAGAAAACGGCAAAGAGGTGGTCACGGTGGTGGAGCTTCGGGCAAGGTTCGACGAACAGAACAACATCGACTGGTCCAAACAGCTGGAAGAGGCGGGCTGCACGGTGATCTACGGTTTGGATGAATATAAGGTGCATTCCAAGCTCACCCTGATCACCCGCAAGCGCGCCGGGAAATATCACTATACCACCCAGGTGGGAACCGGCAACTACAACGAAAAAACAAGCGAACAGTATACCGATCTGGCATTCGTTACCACCAGCCAGGAGATTGGGGAAGAGGCCGCCGCCGTGTTCAACAACCTGGCGGTGGAACGCCTTACAGACGATACGCAGTATCTTTTGGTGGCTCCCCTGTGCTTTAAAAGCGTTCTGCTGGCCGAGATCGACCGTGAGATCGGCCAGGCACGCATGGGCCTGCCCGCCCGCATCACCTTAAAAAACAATTCCATCAGCGACAAAAACGTGATCGAAAAATTGGAGGAAGCCTCCTGCGCGGGCGTTGCAACGGACATGATCGTGCGGGGGATCTGCTGTGTGCGCGCCGGGGTGCCCGGCCACACCGAAAACCTTCGGGTGCGCAGCATTGTGGGGCGGTATCTGGAGCACTCGCGCATCTACGCCTTCGGTGAGGGGGAAAATCTTCGGATCTATATCGCCTCCGGCGATTTTCTGACCCGGAATACCGAGCGCCGTGTGGAGGTGGGCATCCGCATTGAGGACCGCAGCCTCAAAGAAAAGCTGTGGGGGCTTTTGCAGCTGCAGCTGGCCGATAACGTGAATGCCCGGGAAATGAAGCCTGACGGCAGCTACAGCAAGGTAAAGCCCGGCCCGGGGGAGCGCTGTATCGACAGTCAGATGGAGCTCTATGAGTATTTTTCCGCCGGCTTCGGGGCTACAGTTCCGGAAAAAGAGCCCCGCAGGAATAAAAAAGCCGGCCTGTGGAAGAGGCTTGATGCCCTTCTGCATCGCGGCAAGTAG